In Natronococcus occultus SP4, the following proteins share a genomic window:
- a CDS encoding ABC transporter permease yields the protein MREDFERLLERLVHASVLERVAISVAALLTAILLGGVLVFVSGAFATCRAGLDLAGATFCYNPMQVYYELFLGALGHPLEGGWELHNYNLATTLRQTTLLIFAGLSVAVAFRAGLFNIGTQGQLVVGGLTTAVTVLFAASYLPGGFVGTVLLVPIGVLAGAVGGGFYGAIPGALKAYAGANEVITTIMLNFIAVGVTSTLLSWRFQDPASDNPQTRAIPEYAEIPNLPLVGFSPRMNFSLLALGFAIALIVGIAWLLARTAFGYELRTTGVQPAAAAYGGVDEKRMTVASMTLSGALGGIAGAFWVLMEHGRWLENVPDIGFDGIAVSILAGNNPLGVGAAAFLFGVLDSGASSINTATDVPPELVGILSGTIILFVAMPEFFRMIGRRYVDVEEPEPARSTGGEVDD from the coding sequence ATGCGCGAGGACTTCGAACGGCTGCTCGAGCGACTCGTCCACGCGTCGGTGCTCGAACGCGTCGCGATCAGCGTCGCGGCGCTGCTGACGGCGATCCTGCTCGGGGGCGTCCTCGTGTTCGTTTCGGGGGCGTTCGCGACCTGTCGGGCGGGGCTCGACCTCGCCGGGGCGACGTTCTGTTACAACCCGATGCAGGTCTACTACGAGCTGTTCCTCGGCGCGCTGGGACACCCCCTCGAGGGCGGCTGGGAGCTGCACAACTACAACCTCGCGACGACGCTTCGCCAGACCACGCTGTTGATCTTCGCCGGGCTGTCGGTCGCCGTCGCCTTCCGGGCCGGGCTGTTCAACATCGGAACCCAGGGCCAGCTCGTCGTCGGCGGGCTGACGACCGCGGTGACCGTGCTGTTCGCCGCCTCCTACCTCCCCGGCGGCTTCGTCGGTACCGTCCTGTTGGTCCCGATCGGCGTCCTCGCGGGCGCGGTCGGCGGGGGGTTCTACGGGGCGATCCCCGGCGCGCTCAAGGCCTACGCGGGCGCCAACGAGGTCATCACGACGATCATGCTCAACTTCATTGCCGTCGGCGTCACCTCGACGCTGCTGTCCTGGCGGTTCCAGGATCCGGCGAGTGACAACCCCCAGACCCGGGCCATCCCCGAGTACGCGGAGATCCCGAACCTGCCGCTGGTCGGGTTCAGCCCGCGGATGAACTTCTCGCTGCTCGCGCTGGGCTTCGCAATCGCGCTCATCGTCGGGATCGCCTGGCTGCTCGCCCGGACCGCCTTCGGCTACGAGCTGCGGACGACCGGGGTCCAGCCCGCTGCGGCCGCCTACGGCGGCGTCGACGAGAAGCGCATGACCGTCGCGAGCATGACTCTCTCGGGGGCGCTGGGTGGTATCGCCGGCGCCTTCTGGGTGCTGATGGAGCACGGCCGCTGGCTCGAGAACGTCCCCGACATCGGGTTCGACGGGATCGCCGTCTCGATCCTCGCGGGGAACAACCCGCTCGGGGTCGGCGCCGCGGCGTTCCTGTTCGGCGTCCTCGACAGCGGCGCGAGCTCGATCAACACCGCGACCGACGTCCCGCCCGAACTCGTCGGCATCCTCTCGGGGACCATCATCCTCTTCGTGGCGATGCCCGAGTTCTTCCGTATGATCGGGCGACGCTACGTCGACGTCGAGGAGCCGGAACCGGCCCGGTCGACCGGAGGTGAGGTCGATGATTGA
- a CDS encoding DUF488 domain-containing protein — protein sequence MADGTLADTYVAALQHDLADLPPEATLVGVVRKPAPWFSAAVDENVPELGPPADLLEAVRTAEDDLKMQGLCEEGAHNAAWDRVDFGERYRSHLEGSADAQAALEELTDRLADGESLALVCYENTEKKRCHRTILRGRLEESSSR from the coding sequence ATGGCAGACGGCACGCTCGCGGACACCTACGTCGCCGCGCTCCAGCACGACCTGGCGGATCTGCCCCCCGAGGCGACCCTGGTCGGCGTCGTCCGGAAACCTGCGCCGTGGTTTTCCGCTGCCGTCGACGAGAACGTCCCCGAACTGGGACCGCCCGCCGACCTCCTCGAGGCGGTCCGAACAGCCGAGGACGATCTCAAGATGCAGGGCCTCTGCGAGGAGGGGGCGCACAACGCCGCCTGGGATCGGGTGGATTTCGGCGAGCGCTACCGCAGCCACCTCGAGGGGTCGGCCGACGCACAAGCCGCCCTCGAAGAGCTCACGGACCGACTCGCCGACGGGGAGTCGCTGGCGCTGGTCTGTTACGAAAACACCGAGAAAAAGCGGTGTCATCGGACGATCCTGCGGGGACGACTCGAGGAATCGTCGTCGCGGTGA
- a CDS encoding phosphopantetheine adenylyltransferase, with protein sequence MDVALGGTFDPVHDGHRRLFERAFELGDVTVGLTSDELAPKTRHVERHVNSFAERKKNLEQELEPLAAEHDRAFEVRKLEESTGIATEPQFDYLVVSPETIEGGKRINELRHERGHDPLEIIVIPHALADDGDIISSTRIVSGEIDEHGNVLEDGDDPERQEHH encoded by the coding sequence ATGGACGTCGCGCTTGGTGGGACGTTCGACCCCGTTCACGACGGCCACCGACGGCTGTTCGAACGGGCGTTCGAACTCGGGGACGTAACCGTCGGACTCACGAGCGACGAGCTCGCACCGAAGACTCGTCACGTCGAACGCCACGTCAACTCCTTCGCGGAGCGAAAGAAGAACCTAGAACAGGAGCTCGAGCCGCTGGCGGCCGAACACGACAGGGCGTTCGAGGTCCGGAAGCTCGAGGAGTCGACGGGGATCGCGACCGAGCCACAGTTCGACTACCTCGTCGTCTCGCCCGAGACGATCGAGGGCGGTAAACGCATCAACGAGCTCCGCCACGAGCGCGGCCACGACCCCCTCGAGATCATCGTCATCCCCCACGCGCTGGCCGACGACGGCGACATTATCTCGAGTACACGGATCGTCAGCGGCGAGATCGACGAGCACGGCAACGTCCTCGAGGACGGCGACGATCCCGAGCGGCAGGAACACCACTAA
- the dacZ gene encoding diadenylate cyclase DacZ yields the protein MAGLDDVFGDLFSSVDGVALFSPSGSYYERFADLEDEDDAVEVIVVGTENDVGADTFVELPLEFDNISDRIRFGLEGALDQDIIDDGDTLACATSVFSDDIDTVSRVRADADNHTGIYDLFARSRADPEVVKSVLELAIELGQKGQKGKPVGALFVVGDAGKVMNKSRPLSYNPFEKSHVHVGDPIVNVMLKEFSRLDGAFVISDAGKIVSAYRYLEPSAEGVDIPKGLGARHMAGGAITRDTNAISIVLSESDGLVRAFKAGEIILEVDPEAY from the coding sequence ATGGCCGGGTTAGACGATGTCTTCGGGGACCTCTTTTCGAGCGTCGACGGCGTTGCGCTGTTCTCACCGAGTGGCTCCTACTACGAGCGCTTCGCCGACCTCGAGGACGAAGACGACGCGGTCGAGGTAATCGTCGTCGGCACCGAAAACGACGTCGGCGCGGACACGTTCGTCGAGCTTCCACTCGAGTTCGACAACATTTCGGATCGGATCCGGTTCGGACTCGAGGGTGCGCTCGACCAGGACATCATCGACGACGGCGACACGTTGGCGTGTGCGACGAGCGTCTTCAGCGACGACATCGACACCGTCTCGCGGGTGCGGGCTGACGCGGACAACCACACCGGCATCTACGATCTGTTCGCCCGCTCGCGCGCCGATCCGGAGGTCGTCAAGTCGGTACTGGAGCTTGCGATCGAGCTGGGACAGAAGGGCCAGAAGGGGAAACCCGTCGGTGCCCTGTTCGTGGTCGGCGACGCGGGGAAGGTGATGAACAAGTCCCGGCCGCTGTCGTACAACCCCTTCGAGAAATCCCACGTCCACGTCGGCGACCCGATCGTGAACGTGATGCTCAAGGAGTTCTCACGGCTCGACGGCGCCTTCGTCATCTCCGATGCGGGCAAGATCGTCTCGGCTTACCGCTACCTCGAACCCTCGGCCGAGGGGGTCGACATTCCGAAGGGGTTAGGCGCCCGCCACATGGCCGGCGGCGCGATCACCCGGGACACGAACGCGATCTCGATCGTGCTCTCGGAGAGCGACGGTCTCGTCCGGGCGTTCAAGGCCGGTGAGATCATCCTGGAGGTCGATCCGGAGGCGTACTAA
- a CDS encoding APC family permease, with amino-acid sequence MSNHGIIDSKVGLVGATVLIIGNVIGVSAFVLPGPLAGDAGPGVLIALGLAMLPLGFGILMSLQLGSAIPVAGGSYVYASRLVGPFWGFLLPWITIPGVWAGMLFIGLGFAEYAGFVADTVPFVPAIPELALIYGLLLPFIVLNVLGIKMVAVVQFLMVSLIVVGMLAFIVPGAFAIDVDNYTPLFPYGGGEVIVAVVSLYFPLRGFRLVVELGEEMKEPAKNIPRVLALSAVVSLSLLVGLVAVLVGTTNHELLGGMDAAVAQVSIENVPTALTALVLVAAAMGALTSINMTYTAYSRLLMRAGRDDIIPGSIARIHDRYDSPYVAVLLLGVPPLLVAPISPGTVTLSVALSLTILFGLAVSGVALWRLPEEFPDRYEYSLYRLPPWLLKVTAVGAVASAAFLWVLVSTQLPAMVAVLVGWMALGYAFYRARLWYFGERGIDLETRMQRLHENEQLEPEG; translated from the coding sequence ATGTCGAACCACGGTATAATCGACTCCAAGGTCGGGCTCGTCGGCGCGACGGTGCTCATCATCGGCAACGTCATCGGAGTGAGCGCGTTCGTGTTACCGGGGCCGCTGGCCGGCGACGCCGGTCCGGGAGTGCTGATCGCGCTCGGGCTCGCGATGCTCCCGCTCGGGTTCGGGATCCTCATGTCCCTGCAGCTCGGGAGCGCGATCCCGGTCGCCGGCGGCAGCTACGTCTACGCCTCACGACTGGTCGGCCCGTTCTGGGGATTCCTGTTGCCCTGGATCACCATTCCGGGCGTCTGGGCGGGGATGCTGTTCATCGGACTCGGGTTCGCCGAGTACGCCGGCTTCGTCGCCGACACCGTCCCGTTCGTTCCCGCGATCCCCGAGCTGGCTCTGATCTACGGGCTGTTGCTCCCCTTCATCGTGCTAAACGTTCTCGGGATCAAGATGGTCGCGGTCGTCCAGTTTCTAATGGTCTCGCTGATCGTCGTCGGAATGCTCGCGTTTATCGTTCCCGGCGCGTTCGCGATCGACGTCGACAACTACACGCCGCTGTTTCCCTACGGCGGCGGCGAGGTCATCGTCGCGGTCGTCTCGCTGTACTTTCCGCTTCGGGGGTTCCGGCTCGTCGTCGAACTCGGCGAGGAGATGAAAGAACCGGCGAAGAACATCCCCCGCGTGCTGGCGCTGTCGGCCGTCGTCTCGCTTTCGTTGCTCGTCGGCCTCGTCGCCGTCCTCGTCGGGACGACGAACCACGAACTGCTGGGCGGGATGGACGCCGCCGTCGCGCAGGTCTCGATCGAGAACGTCCCGACGGCGCTGACGGCACTTGTCCTCGTCGCCGCCGCGATGGGGGCGCTGACGTCGATCAACATGACCTACACCGCCTACTCGCGGCTGCTGATGCGAGCCGGGCGCGACGACATCATCCCCGGTTCGATCGCCCGGATCCACGATCGGTACGACTCGCCGTACGTCGCCGTTCTCCTGCTGGGCGTGCCGCCGCTGCTCGTCGCGCCGATCTCACCCGGAACGGTCACGCTGTCGGTCGCGCTCTCGCTGACGATCCTGTTCGGACTTGCCGTCTCGGGCGTCGCGCTCTGGCGGCTTCCCGAGGAGTTCCCGGATCGCTACGAGTACTCGCTGTACAGGCTCCCCCCGTGGCTGCTCAAGGTCACGGCCGTCGGCGCGGTCGCCTCGGCGGCGTTTCTCTGGGTGCTGGTCTCGACGCAGCTCCCGGCGATGGTCGCGGTTCTGGTCGGCTGGATGGCGCTTGGCTACGCCTTCTACCGCGCTCGACTGTGGTACTTCGGCGAGCGCGGGATCGACCTCGAGACACGGATGCAACGGCTCCACGAGAACGAGCAGCTCGAACCGGAGGGTTAG
- a CDS encoding mechanosensitive ion channel domain-containing protein: protein MDWQTLIDEPAVIATAVLILGVVIGYLVGRLNEELLTASGVPEAVEGTPFERTAQSLGTSTVEIVARLSAWFIYGIAVLTAIHIAQLLDTDAFWLRVTEFIPQVFVAVLVMIVGFIVADKSELVVSEYLRSVKLPEVAVIPKVVKYTVLYVALIIALGQIGVHILALLILLAVYAAGVVLVGTYAFQDFLVSSAAGIYLLLNQPYGIGDRIRIGDQTGIVQEVDLFVTKIEDDSEEYIVPNRKVFENGIVRVRE, encoded by the coding sequence ATGGACTGGCAGACGCTCATCGACGAGCCGGCGGTGATAGCAACGGCGGTGTTGATCCTCGGGGTCGTGATCGGCTACCTGGTCGGCCGACTCAACGAGGAGCTGTTGACGGCCTCGGGTGTCCCCGAAGCCGTCGAGGGGACGCCCTTCGAGCGAACCGCACAGTCGCTCGGTACCTCGACGGTCGAGATCGTCGCCCGGCTGAGCGCGTGGTTCATCTACGGCATCGCCGTCCTGACCGCGATCCACATCGCGCAGCTGCTGGACACCGACGCGTTCTGGCTTCGGGTGACGGAGTTCATCCCGCAGGTATTCGTCGCCGTCCTCGTGATGATCGTCGGCTTCATCGTCGCCGACAAGTCGGAGCTGGTCGTCAGCGAGTACCTCCGCAGCGTCAAGCTCCCCGAGGTAGCGGTCATCCCGAAGGTCGTCAAGTACACCGTCCTCTATGTCGCCCTGATTATCGCGCTTGGACAGATCGGGGTCCACATTCTCGCGCTGTTGATTCTACTCGCCGTTTACGCTGCGGGAGTCGTTCTCGTCGGCACCTACGCGTTTCAGGACTTTCTGGTCTCGAGTGCGGCCGGAATCTACCTGCTTCTCAACCAGCCCTACGGGATCGGTGACCGAATTCGGATCGGCGACCAGACCGGGATCGTCCAGGAGGTCGATCTGTTCGTCACGAAGATCGAGGACGACTCCGAGGAGTACATCGTCCCGAACCGGAAGGTCTTCGAGAATGGGATCGTCCGCGTTCGGGAGTAG
- a CDS encoding nucleoside phosphorylase → MPGDSEDPNADVQYHLEVAAEDVADTVLLPGNPERLEVIVDYWDDHEIRAHHREYRTATGSYEGTPISVTSTGIGSPSAAIAVEELARVGCETFIRVGSCGAVQPEMDVGDLVITTGGLRQEGTSDEYVREDYPAAADHEVVSALIAAAERLGYDYHTGVTMSADSFYAGQGRPGFEGFEAAGSEDLIEELAAANVKNIEMEASAIMTLASVYGLRAGAVCTVYADRQGGEFSTEGESRAAETATLATHLLARMDEKKREAGVDRWHAGLSLED, encoded by the coding sequence ATGCCGGGAGACAGCGAAGATCCGAACGCGGACGTACAGTACCACCTCGAGGTCGCCGCCGAGGACGTCGCCGACACCGTCCTCCTGCCGGGCAACCCCGAGCGGCTCGAGGTCATCGTCGACTACTGGGACGACCACGAGATCCGGGCTCACCACCGCGAGTACCGCACCGCGACGGGCAGCTACGAGGGGACGCCGATCTCGGTCACCTCGACGGGGATCGGCAGTCCCTCCGCGGCCATCGCCGTCGAGGAGCTGGCCCGTGTCGGCTGTGAGACGTTCATCCGCGTCGGCTCCTGTGGTGCCGTCCAGCCCGAGATGGACGTCGGCGACCTCGTGATCACCACCGGCGGCCTCCGCCAGGAAGGCACCAGCGACGAGTACGTCCGCGAGGACTACCCCGCCGCCGCGGACCACGAGGTCGTCAGCGCGCTGATCGCCGCCGCCGAGCGGCTGGGGTACGACTACCACACCGGCGTCACGATGAGCGCCGACTCGTTTTACGCCGGCCAGGGACGGCCCGGGTTCGAGGGGTTCGAGGCCGCCGGCTCAGAGGACCTGATCGAGGAGCTCGCCGCCGCGAACGTCAAGAACATCGAGATGGAGGCGAGCGCCATCATGACACTCGCGAGCGTCTACGGGCTGCGTGCGGGCGCGGTCTGTACGGTGTACGCCGACCGCCAGGGCGGGGAGTTCAGCACCGAGGGCGAATCCCGAGCCGCGGAGACCGCGACGCTCGCGACCCACCTGCTCGCGAGGATGGACGAGAAAAAGCGGGAAGCGGGCGTCGACCGCTGGCACGCCGGACTCTCGCTCGAGGACTAA
- a CDS encoding transcription initiation factor IIB family protein — protein sequence MHSARDRVEYDAWLQELEQAADRLELSSEARSCATELFLLDVPEADRSKRATLAASLYAGSLVASDGRTQGEVASATDVSRLSIQSRWKELLEDAGLEPPRW from the coding sequence ATGCACAGCGCCCGGGATCGCGTCGAGTACGACGCCTGGCTCCAGGAACTCGAGCAGGCCGCCGACCGGCTGGAGCTGTCGAGCGAAGCCCGCTCGTGTGCGACGGAGCTGTTCCTGCTCGACGTGCCGGAGGCCGACCGATCGAAGCGAGCGACGCTCGCGGCGAGCCTGTATGCGGGGTCGCTGGTCGCAAGCGACGGTCGCACCCAGGGGGAGGTCGCGTCGGCGACCGACGTCTCCCGGCTCTCGATTCAGTCACGCTGGAAGGAACTCCTCGAGGACGCCGGACTCGAACCGCCGCGGTGGTAG
- a CDS encoding ABC transporter permease — MIELPSRPDRRSLLAGLGVLAALWIAAGLAFPDSWAGALLSIAASPSTHTAMLRLAVPIALAAIGGIFAEKSGVINIGIEGLLIVSAFSAILVTFWLGAGESTLALSHHWWGFAVGVLTSTLFALLFAIVCIDFKADQIIAGLAVWLIALGLAPFASRIVFQSPNTAGVGRFENVTIPVLSELPVVGYLLFDTPPQVYLMLGAAVAGWYLLNRTSFGRWVVASGENPKALDTAGVDVRRVRYTAVLLSGVFAGLGGAGFALGQLGTFAGSGETAIGGRGFIAIATYLFANYHPIGALFGSFLFAGLESVQIQLQNLGYAVPTELIRTVPYVTVIVVLVFVGKTRLPEAAGEAYDGDED, encoded by the coding sequence ATGATTGAGCTTCCCTCCCGACCCGATCGCCGGAGCCTGCTCGCCGGCCTCGGCGTCCTCGCGGCGCTGTGGATCGCCGCCGGCCTCGCGTTCCCCGACTCCTGGGCCGGCGCCCTGCTCTCGATCGCGGCCAGCCCGAGCACCCACACCGCGATGTTGCGCCTCGCCGTCCCGATCGCGCTGGCGGCCATCGGCGGTATCTTCGCCGAGAAGAGCGGCGTCATCAACATCGGGATCGAGGGACTGCTGATCGTCTCGGCGTTCTCGGCGATCCTCGTCACGTTCTGGCTCGGCGCCGGCGAGTCGACGCTGGCGCTCTCTCATCACTGGTGGGGCTTCGCCGTCGGCGTCCTCACGAGCACGCTCTTTGCCCTCCTCTTTGCGATCGTCTGTATCGATTTCAAGGCCGACCAGATCATCGCCGGTCTCGCGGTCTGGCTGATCGCGCTGGGGCTGGCGCCGTTCGCTTCACGGATCGTCTTCCAGAGCCCCAACACCGCGGGCGTCGGTCGCTTCGAGAACGTCACGATCCCAGTGCTCTCCGAGCTGCCGGTGGTCGGCTACCTGCTGTTCGACACGCCCCCGCAGGTGTATCTCATGCTCGGGGCCGCCGTCGCGGGCTGGTACCTGCTCAACCGGACGTCGTTCGGCCGCTGGGTCGTCGCCAGCGGCGAGAACCCGAAGGCGCTAGACACCGCGGGCGTCGACGTCCGGCGGGTGCGGTACACCGCCGTGCTCCTGTCGGGCGTGTTCGCCGGCCTCGGCGGCGCCGGCTTCGCGCTCGGCCAGCTCGGCACCTTCGCCGGCAGCGGCGAGACCGCCATCGGCGGACGAGGGTTCATCGCGATCGCGACCTACCTCTTTGCGAACTACCACCCGATCGGCGCGCTGTTCGGCTCGTTCCTCTTCGCAGGCCTCGAGTCGGTCCAGATCCAGCTCCAGAACCTGGGTTACGCCGTCCCGACCGAGCTCATCCGGACGGTGCCGTACGTGACGGTGATCGTCGTCCTCGTCTTCGTCGGCAAGACCCGGCTTCCCGAGGCCGCCGGCGAGGCCTACGACGGCGACGAGGACTGA
- a CDS encoding ABC transporter ATP-binding protein — protein MTGTDAAASDVRTDEELAVHLDGITKRFPGVVANDDVDLRVERGNVHALLGENGAGKTTLMNVLYGLYGPTEGRVIVDGQERSFDRPRDAIDAGVGMIHQHFMLVETMTVAENIALGNEPKKWGGLAVDRARIDREIRDLCDRYGFDVDPSATVAELSVGARQRVEILKTLYRGADVLIFDEPTAVLTPQEVEDLYGVFEALTERGKTIIFITHKLGEATHAADGVTVLRDGRAVASVEPTETTREELAELMVGREVLLEADSDPVKTGDPVLATADVTVEDDRGVKVVSGIDLEVRAGEVVGIAGVDGNGQSELIEAITGLRTPDGGTVRFDGEDVTDWSRRRRIEGGMAHVPEDRHEQGLVMPFDLVENAVLGSQRSARFARNGRIDWADVRDHAEDVIETYDVRPPTADADAESFSGGNQQKFVVGRELERDPELVVATHPTRGVDIGSTEFIHERLLDLRREGKAVLVVSSNLDEVQALSDRLAVIYEGEFVAVTDPDDVTEEELGLLMAGERPDEGTQPARAGGADANANAGGER, from the coding sequence ATGACCGGAACAGACGCGGCCGCAAGCGACGTGCGGACCGACGAGGAGCTCGCGGTTCACCTCGATGGAATCACCAAGCGGTTCCCCGGCGTCGTCGCCAACGACGACGTCGACCTCCGGGTCGAACGCGGGAACGTCCACGCGCTGCTGGGCGAGAACGGGGCCGGCAAGACGACGCTGATGAACGTCCTCTACGGGCTCTACGGACCCACTGAGGGACGGGTGATCGTCGACGGTCAGGAACGGTCCTTCGACAGGCCCCGGGACGCGATCGACGCCGGCGTCGGGATGATCCACCAGCACTTCATGCTGGTCGAGACGATGACCGTCGCCGAGAACATCGCGCTTGGCAACGAGCCCAAGAAGTGGGGCGGGCTCGCCGTCGACCGCGCGCGCATCGACCGCGAGATCCGAGATCTCTGCGATCGGTACGGCTTCGACGTCGACCCCTCGGCGACGGTCGCCGAGCTGAGCGTCGGCGCCCGCCAGCGCGTCGAAATCTTGAAGACGCTGTACCGGGGCGCCGACGTGCTCATCTTCGACGAGCCGACGGCCGTGCTCACCCCCCAGGAGGTCGAGGACCTCTACGGCGTCTTCGAGGCCCTGACCGAGCGCGGGAAGACGATCATCTTCATCACCCACAAGCTCGGCGAGGCGACACACGCCGCCGACGGCGTCACCGTCCTCCGTGACGGACGGGCCGTCGCGAGCGTCGAGCCGACCGAGACCACCCGCGAGGAGCTCGCGGAGCTGATGGTCGGCCGGGAGGTCCTGCTGGAGGCCGACAGCGATCCCGTCAAAACCGGCGACCCCGTCCTGGCGACCGCGGACGTCACCGTCGAGGACGACCGCGGGGTCAAGGTCGTCTCGGGGATCGACCTCGAGGTTCGGGCCGGCGAGGTCGTCGGGATCGCGGGCGTCGACGGCAACGGCCAGAGCGAGCTGATCGAGGCAATCACGGGGCTACGAACGCCGGACGGCGGAACGGTCCGCTTCGACGGCGAGGACGTCACCGACTGGTCTCGCCGTCGCCGGATCGAGGGCGGCATGGCCCACGTCCCGGAGGATCGCCACGAGCAGGGGCTGGTCATGCCGTTCGATCTCGTCGAGAACGCCGTGCTGGGCAGCCAGCGCTCGGCGCGGTTCGCCCGGAACGGACGCATCGACTGGGCCGACGTCCGGGACCACGCCGAGGACGTCATCGAGACCTACGACGTACGCCCGCCGACCGCCGACGCCGACGCCGAATCGTTCTCCGGAGGGAACCAGCAGAAGTTCGTCGTCGGCCGCGAACTCGAGCGCGATCCGGAGCTCGTGGTCGCGACCCACCCCACGCGGGGGGTCGACATCGGCTCGACCGAGTTCATCCACGAGCGGCTGCTCGACCTCCGGCGGGAGGGGAAGGCGGTGCTGGTCGTCTCCTCGAACCTCGACGAGGTGCAGGCGCTGTCGGACCGGCTCGCGGTGATCTACGAGGGCGAGTTCGTCGCTGTCACGGATCCCGACGACGTCACCGAGGAGGAGCTCGGCCTGCTGATGGCCGGGGAGCGACCGGACGAGGGGACACAGCCCGCGAGGGCAGGCGGCGCCGACGCCAACGCCAACGCCGGAGGTGAGCGCTGA
- the cdd gene encoding cytidine deaminase: MDELIDAAREIQADAHVPYSEYRVGAALETEDGEVFVGCNLENANYSNSLHAEEVAIAEAVKNGHREFSRLAVSSDRRDGVTPCGMCRQTLAEFCDGDLVVLCDEGDDAVTEYTLEELLPNTITQETLE, from the coding sequence ATGGACGAGCTGATCGACGCCGCCCGCGAGATTCAGGCCGATGCTCACGTCCCCTACTCGGAGTACCGCGTCGGCGCCGCTCTCGAGACCGAGGACGGTGAGGTGTTCGTCGGCTGTAACCTCGAGAACGCCAACTACAGCAACAGCCTCCACGCCGAGGAGGTCGCGATCGCCGAGGCCGTCAAGAACGGCCACCGCGAGTTCTCCAGGCTCGCGGTCAGCTCCGACCGTCGGGACGGGGTCACGCCCTGCGGGATGTGTCGCCAGACGCTCGCGGAGTTCTGCGACGGCGACCTTGTCGTGCTCTGTGACGAGGGCGACGACGCCGTCACCGAGTACACCCTCGAGGAGCTGCTGCCGAACACGATCACACAGGAGACACTCGAGTAG